CACGGATGTATCAATACATGGTCCATGATGAAGTTGATTAAAAACCCCCACTACCGGCAAAGGAAAGGTATCGGAAAGACCGCTGTAGAGGTCACGGCTGCAAGCCACAGCCACAATGGCTCGTGGTCGCTGTTCACGAATAATTCGCCGTGCCAGGGTCCCTCCGGTGGCTGTACAGATATTGACACCGTACTCTTTGCCTATCCGCACAAAGTGGTGAATACTGCAGCGCCCACAACCGACGCAGCGGCCGATATCGGTAGTTACCCGGTAATCACAGTCCCGCACCTGCAGACAGTGGGGTAGCAGTATCAGCAGATCCTGCGGCGCCAAGGTATTGCCGTGCCTCTTTATCACATACTTGTTATTGTACTGCACCAACTCTTTCACCAGCAGCTCCTTGTCAATACGCAGCCGCTCACCCAGAAAAAGTATCAGGGGAAAATACAGACGCACGCAATAGCGCTGAGCAAAGTAGAAGAACCCGTTACGCACATTGAGCTTAAGGCAGAGATAAAAGATCGCCGGCAAAAGTGCCATGAGAAAAAAAACGAAAGCCGGCAGCGCCCAGACCAGTGCTGCACTGGCACTGTGACTCCAGAAGCGCACCGCGACATAGCTACCCATTGCCGCCAGCAGCAACAAAAATACTGTAAGACCGCTGAATATATATTTAAACCAGGGGCGTGACGGTAAGGTCGAATCGTTCACCAATATGCACTCCATATCCATGGGCAAAGGAATTTGCCGCCATAGATGGTTTTCCCGGTGGCTGTATCTGGGTAATAACAATGGAACCGTGACGGCAGGCCACCTCCATACCCCGCTCATCGATGGCAAGAATCGTACCTGGAGAACCCTGGCCATTGGCCCGCTGAACACTTCGCACCTTGAGGGTTCGCGACGCCAGAGTAGCGGTGGTTCCAGGCCAGGGGCACAGGGCACGAACCTGCCGCCAGATGGCATCGGCATCACAGCGCCAGTCTATCACCCCTTCATCTTTGCGTAACTTGGCCGCATAGGTAGAGTCATCATGATTCTGGGGGGTCAGGCTGGCCGTGCCTGCAAATATGGCTGCCAGGGATTCCGATATGGCCTGCGCCCCCAACTGGCTGAGAGCGTCGTGGAGCTGAGCGCTGTCCATATCACCGATAGCAGTGGACTTTTGCAACACCATATCGCCGGTATCCAAACCAGCGTCCATACGGATAATGGTGATGCCGGTCTCCTGGTGACCTTCCAGAATAGCTCGCTGAATGGGGGCCGCCCCCCGCAGCCGAGGCAACAAAGAGGCGTGAATATTGTAACAGCCCACACGAGGGATATCGAGAAACTCCTGAGGAAGGATGTGCCCGTAAGCCACCACAACCATAGCGTCCAGCTCCAGCTGTCTTACCTGCGCAAAGAGCTCATTGTTGCCCCGCACCCTGGACGGAGTCAGTACCGGCACACCTGCCTCCAGGGCCCGCTTTTTCACCGCCGAAGGAGTAAGCCTCAGCTTGCGACCCACTGGACGATCTGGCTGGGTAATAACCACCGGCACCTGATAGCGCTCCAATACGGCATCCAGGGCCGGTACGCTGAATGGAGGAGTTCCCATGAAGCCTACGCGATAGTGACTCATACCGAAGTCTTCTCCTTTTGCGCCTTGCGCACGCGGCGCTTGATCAGGTCCCGCTCGGAAGAACCTATGCGATCGATAAACAGCTTTCCGTGAAGATGATCCATTTCGTGCTGACAGACAATGGCCGCAAATCCCTTGAACTCGAATTGCCTAAGCTCACCCAGAAGCGTATGGGCCTGCACCGAAATCTCTTCAAAGCGAGTGACTTCAGCATAGTGCCCTGGAACAGAAAGGCAACCTTCTTCATAGTGGATCTCACCCTCGCCACGAACCAAAACCGGATTAATCAGCACCACCGGTTCCGCGTCAAGATTTTCATCACCACTGTTGGGGTCCATCACACAAAGTTGCTTGAGAATGCCCACCTGTGGGGCTGCCAACCCCACCCCCCGTGCGTGGTACATGGTTTCAAACATATTATCCACTATGACTGCAAGCTCTGCGTCAAAGCTGGTCACCACTTCAGCCTTTTTTTTCAGAACCGGGTCCGGGTAGGTTCGAACCGAATAAATCATGATAAACCCTCACTGTCCATCTCCCTGCCCGACAGTTCAAACGAGTCTAAAAGAGTAATCATATCCTCAGGCAAAATATGATTGCTGCAGCTGCTATCCGTAGAACACTGCTCAAGATAGCAGGGAGCACACTTAATAGAGCTTTCCAGGCAAGTGGCGCGACTGTTCACCGGTCCCTCCTGGGTCAGTGAGGTGGGACCAAAAATTCCCGCTACCTTTACTCCCAGCGAGTCAGCAATATACATGGCGTCTGACTGGACTCCAATAAAGCAGCCAGAAACCGCAAGCATGCCCGCCAGGGACTCCAAAGTGTTGTTTCCACAGAGAGATACCCCCACTCCCAACTCTTCGATTATAGCTGTGGCCGCCGGAGCATCTTCACGACTGCCGACAAAAACTGGTGTATGGCCACGCTCAATAAGCCACTGCCCCACCTCGACAAAGTGCTCCTGGGGCCACTGCATGGAGGGCCACCAGCCCCGGATAGCCACAATCACCGGCCTGGTAAGCTGGCGGGCAAAGTGGCTCCCCCGCTCCACTTCCTCAGAGTCCACCGTAAAAGACGGAGCCAGAGCAAAACTGTGTATACCGGTCGCCTGTTTGAGCAATTGGTGGTAGCGATACTCTCTGGCAGGTCGGGTTACGGGAAACTTCACCGTACTGGTATAGCGCTTCTGCACGGCAGCAGTCAGATTACCAAATCCCCAGGCGGGTGCTTTACGTCGAGCCCAGCGGGCATAGCGAGAACTCTCCCCACTGCCGTCAAGATCGATTATGTTGGTATAGTGTTTTTTGCGCAAACGCCAGATATTGCGGATCGACTTATCGCTGTCAATTTCAATAATATGGTCACCGATTTGCGAAGCCCGCACAAAGCGATGCTGGGGCTCCCAAACCGCCAAGGTGAGCTCCCCGTCAAAACGAGGATTGCCCTGCAATCCCTTGAGAGCCAGGATAGCCCGGCAGATATCGGGAATATTCTGTGGCAAAAAGATCAATGTACTCATCCCATCACCTTCTCGCAGATCCAGTAAACCTCATCGGTATCCACCAGGTCCATGCAGTAGTGTCCAGCCTTGTCGCACTCCGACCGCATGCAAGGCGTGCAAAGCAGACCTTCCGCTTGCACCAGCGCCGTTCGCTCCGAGCGGGGACCCCACTGCACCGGGTCCGAGGGGCCAAAGTAGGTCACAGTGGGCACCCCCATGGCATCGGCCAGATGAACAGGCGCGGTTTCCGGCCCCAGAGTGACCCGGGCACCACCCAAAAGCCCCATCAGAGTGGTCACGTCGACCTCCCCTGCCAGATTCAGGGTATCCACGCCTTCCAAACAAGAGGCAATCGCAGCTGCCTGCTGAGCGTCGGCACGGGTGCCGGTAATAACCACACTCAGCTTGTGATTTGCCCAGAGTCCGCGAGCCACATCTGCCAGGCGATCGGGCCGCCAGCACTTGTTGGGCTGATCCGCTGGTCCGGCATGCACAATAACATACCCCTGTCGGTGCTGGCCCAAAACACGCTGCGCTGCCCGCTGTGCCCGCTGACTCACAGGGAAGGGCAGAGTGCCGGCAGTTTCGCTGCGGGTTATTCCCAGGCGATGAGCCAGCTCACAGTAAAAGCGGCTGCAGTGTATCTGCTTCTGCCGCTCCTCCATGTCCACCGTGCGTGTCAGCAGCGACCGGTAACGCCAACCGAGCCTCATGCCCAGACGCTCTGGTATACGCAGACTCCGTGCCAGCTCTATCCACTCCATATCGCTTTGCCAAAAAAAAGCCGTATGGTATTTCTCACCACCCAGCCGAGCCATCTGTGCTCTGGCAACATCCTTTCCCCCCTTGCGCAGTGGCAGCAATTTATCTATATAAGGGGAGTCCATGTACAGGGGCGCCGTCTTGGGACCAGCTACCAGGTGTATCTGGTCATCGGGGTGATGCTGGCGAATCATCTGCAGAGCGTCAAAGGCGAGAATAGCTTCGCGCATTTGTGATGGGAGAAAGAGCAGTAACTTTTTCATAAACTCCGTAGCTTTCAAGGTATATACCGTGTGCAATTGATCCGGAAGACCCAGGAGCCGAGCTCGTGAGAAACTTCCATTGCACCGCCGTCTATCATTTGCAACATTCCATCTGGCAACCAAGGGGAGAGAGTATGGCAAGACAAACGCTGGCACGAACCGTACAAATATGGCAGACTTTCGGGGTAACGGTTCTGCTGCTTCTTGCCGCCTACATCCCTTTCAGTGCCCTGATCCTGGAGGGCGCAGTTCCCCGCATAGCGCCAGGATCCTTCTCCTGGCTACAGCTGACGGCAATCCCCCTGCTTACCATGCCGATCGCGCTCGTACTAACCAGCACTATCCTTTACCTCAATAAAAACCAGACCGTTATACTGACATTTGTTGTATTATGCAATTTCTTTATACCTGCCGCATCGCCGCTGGCCAGTGTCACCACCATCTGCCTGAGTTTTCAGATTTACCTCTTCAGTAAGGCGTTCCACGACGAACCTCGCCGCATCCGGGAGCTTTACCTGCTGGGGATAGGTCCCGAGCGCCAATTTTTGCGCAGTGCCCTCCCCAGGGCCTTGCGACAACTGCTATGGATCTACTTCACCTCACTGTTTCTGGCCCTTTATCCCGCCATGCAGTGGCACCACGACGGAGCCCACCTCTCTTTGGGAAAAATTCTCTTTGCCTTGCTGCTTCCCCTGGCTTTTTGGTACATGAACACGGTTCCCCAGGCCTACCTGCGCGACCCTTACCACCCAAGCGCCCCTGCCACTATTACTCTGGGACTTTTGGCAGGAGCCACCATGGTCAACAGCCTGGCACCTTTGTGGCAAGAGACCTGGCACTGGCAACAGCTTCTTTCTCCCACCCTGGTAACCTCAATGGCCCTCTGCCTGCTGGCATTTCTGGGGGGATGGCTGGTAGACGGAGACACCCTTCCCCGCAAAACCCTGATTATTCTTGCCGCCATGATAGCTGGAGTCGGAGATTTTGGACTTTACCCCTTTACAGATGGCCTTCTCAGCACCGCGGAAGTTCGCACCGTATGCATTGCCCTTATCAGCGCTGTCACCCTGGCCTGCCCGGTGAAAGATGCCACCAAGCGCTCCCTGGTAGCGGGCCTGGCCTATCTGGCCGTGATACTAAGCCTGCATCCGGAAGGGAAATACTTCGCCATAGTCCTGCTTATTTTGCTAACCTGGCTCAAACCACAACTCACTGCCACCGGGATCTGAATCTATGCTACATCTAAAACAACTCGTCATTGACGGTGCCAGCGACACTATTGACTACACCTTTAAAAAAGGCCAACTTTACAGCTTCCTGGGCAGTCGTGAGTCGGGTCGGGAAGAAATCTTCAATACCCTGGCAGGATTCACGCCTCCCGCCTCCGGTAAAGTAGTGGCAGCAGGAAAAGACATCACCAATCACCACCCATCCAGGCGAGGTATGGTAACGATTACCGCCGAACCGGTCTTCAATCTGGAGCAGACCGTGCTGGAAAACATCATGCTCTATCGCTCCGAAGATCGCAAAGTAGCCCTTGAGGCGGCTGACGTTATGGGATTGGGAAGCTACGTCCACCGCCGCTGCCGCAACCTGGACCTGGGCATCCTGCAGCGAATCAACATGGCGCGCGCTCTTTCCCGCCGCCCCCGCATCCTGCTGCTTCACGACCCCGTAGATCGCCTGGGCTTTGCCGAAGGTCTACACTGCATCGAAGTCCTCAAGTCTGCTCTGATCAGCCTGGGCACCGTTATTCTCCACTTTACTGCCTGCCCCCGGGCTGCGTTGGGCTTCAGCGATGAAGTTCTGGTGGTGGAAGACGGCATCGTAGTAGAAGCCTCCACCCCGGAAAACCTCTACTTTCGTCCCCACACCCGCTTCAGTGCCGAAATAACCGGCGATGTCAACTACATCAAAGCCGTGGGAACCGACCAGAACCACCTGCAGATATCCCACGGCTACCCCCTTTCCATGACGGGCACCGCCTACCGGGTAACGCCGGGCATTCCCTATCTCGTTATGTTCCGGCCCGAAGCCGCTACCCTGGTAGCATCCGCTTCCTTCAGCACCCCCCTCACGGTACCTGCTCAGGTGCGCCAGTGCGAATTCACTGGCCGTGGCTTCCGGGTTACCTTGCGCAGCGAGCTTGAAGAGGAGCTTTTCGTCTTCTCATTCGATCCGGTACTGGTGGACCAGTGGTTTATGGTGCACGTCCCACCAACTCGCTTGCACCTTATCGGGGAGGGGCCAACGTGAAAACCATCGGCGTCTTTGACTCCGGTGTCGGAGGCATAACCGTACTGCGAGCCTTGCGGGAGGCTGTACCAGAGCTTGATTACATCTACCTGGGAGACACCGCCCGGGTACCCTATGGCACCAAATCACAGGAAACCGTGCTTCGCTACTCCCTGCAAGTAGGTGACTTCCTGGTCCACCAGGGGATCGATTTACTGGTGGTAGCCTGCAACACCGCCACCGCTTACGGGCTTCATGAGATCCGCGCCCGATACGACATCCCCGTGATAGGGGTTATCGATCCCGGCGTACAAGCCACCGTGGCTGCCACCACCAGTGGGCAGATAGCCGTCATCGGAACCACTGCCACCATCAACAGCGGCCAGTACGGTAAGGCCATCCACAACCACTTGCCCCACGCGCAGGTACAGGAAGTCGCCTGCCCTATGCTGGTGCCTCTGGCCGAAGAGAACTGGTGCGGCACCGACATCTCCCGGCTTATCCTGCAGCGGTACCTGGAGCCCATAGGCTCTGTGGACACTTTAGTGCTGGGCTGCACCCACTACCCCCTGCTAAAAGACGATATCGCCCAGGTGCTGCCGGGGGTACAGCTAGTAGACTCAGCACTGCAAACTGCCCGCACCATTGCCGGGCTGGTGGGGAAGATAGAGTCGACACAGCGGGGACGTGTAACCTGGTTTATGACCGATACCTCGCCGCGCTTTCTGGAAATTGCCAGCGTCTTTCTTGGTGAAGCCGTAACGGAGGTAGAACATATCGACCTGTAATGCGCCTCCCCCTGACACACAGGGTTTTCCTGACCGAAACACCAGGGTTTAACCAACAATTCTGGACAACCAGTGTCAATCACTCTGGCTCTGAATAATCAAGATATACTCTCACAAAACTATCCCATTATAAGGAAATTGCATGCGAACCCAACGCCCCCCTGAAAAAATCCGCCCCCTCACCTTTACTCGCAACTACACCCGCTACGCCGAAGGCAGTGTCCTGGTGGAAGCTGGCGAGACCAAGGTGCTGTGCAACGCCACGGTAGAACAACGAGTACCCCGCTTTCTCATGGGCCAGCAATCGGGCTGGGTGACCGCTGAGTACGCCATGCTTCCACGAGCCACCCACAGCCGGAACCGACGGGAATCCCAACAGGGGCGACCATCGGGGCGCACCATGGAGATCCAACGCCTTATTGGCCGCTCCTTGCGCAGCATTGTCAACCTCAAAAATCTTGATCGCTACACCATAACTGTCGACTGTGACGTGCTTCAGGCTGACGGAGGCACTCGTTGTGCTTCCATAAACGGCGCCTTCATTGCTTTAGCCGATGCCGTTGAGTATCTGCTGCGCGAGGAGTGCATTACCCAATCACCCATTCGCAACACCGTGGCTGCTGTCAGCGTAGGCCTGTTTAATGACTGGCCTCTGGTAGACCTGGACTATACTGAAGACAGCCAGGCCGCAGTGGACATGAACGTTGTAGCCACTGGCAACGGTGAATTTGTCGAGGTACAGGGAGCCGGCGAAGAGCGCCCCTTTAGTCGCAGTGACCACGATACTCTAATTGATCTGGCCCTGGATGCCATTGGGGAAATCAGCACCCTGCAGCATGCCCAGCTCAGCAGCGTTATTAAAGAGCAACTGGAGATATAGATGCGAATTATCCTGGCCTCAAAAAACACCAAGAAATTATTGGAGCTCCGTGCTATTCTGCGAGAGGCAGGGGCTGAGGTCTTTGCTCCCCAGGAGCTGGATATCGACCTGCCAGAGGTAGACGAAGACGGAGACACTTTCGTCGAGAATGCCCTGAAAAAGGCCCGCAGCGCCCATAAAGCCAGCGGACTTGCGGCTATTGCCGATGACAGCGGCCTTTGCGTGGATGCCCTGAGCGGAGCACCAGGGGTTCACTCGGCACGCTTTGCCGGTATCGGCGCCAGCGACGAGGACAACAACCACAAGTTATTACAGCAACTGGCAGGCAACCAGAACCGCCGTGGCCGTTTTGCCTGCGCCATAGCTTACGTGGACAGCACCACCGAGCACTGGGTGGAAGGCTTCTGCGAAGGGCGCATTCTGGAGCATCCCAGGGGAGACGGGGGCTTTGGCTACGACCCCCTTTTTCTGCCCGATGGCTACCAGCAGACCTTCGGTGAACTGCCTTTTGACGTGAAAAATGGTCTTTCCCACCGTTACCAGGCCAGTGCAGCTCTGCGAGACTGGCTGCAATCGCATACCTCACCGTCAGCGCCTGCAGACACTCGGCCTGACACCCGCTCCTGACCCCTTACAAAACAGGCGGAAACCCATGACAAAACCAGCAGAAAAAGTACTGGGAACCTATAGCACCGAGGACGTCTCCGGCACTCTGGAGCGTCTGGCAGAAAGCTTTCGTGTGGTCATGCGGGAGCTGGACTTTACCGTCGTGGACGAAACTGAACCGTATAGCCTGAGCGAGCACCAGATGATGAAGTCCTGGAGAATCCGGGTCGTTCAGTGCCCAGGACGTTCCACGCCCCCCCTGCATATGAGTGTGGTGCCTGACGACCAGGACTCTCTGCGCTACCACCTGCGTTTTTTTCGGCGCAGCTTTGTGGACCCCAGTGACAGTAAGCCACTGGTAACCATAGAGCAGGAAATATACAAAACCCTGGCCTTGCACAAGATCGTCTATGGCGTTATTGGCCAGGGGGGTATACGCCGCATGTGTCTGGAGATACTGAACGAAATGCAGAACCCCCCTAAAAATCCCCAACAGCCCTATATCGACTTCCCTATCGCCTATGGGCAAAAACTGATTCACGGCCAGGACTCCCGCATCCAATACAACTTTGACCGCTACAATCCGGTAGGAAAACTGCGCAGTGATGGCTCATTGGATTACTCCCGCAAAGACTTTACCCAGTACGTCCACGCCAACAAGGTCATTATGATTCACTATCTGCCAGTGCAAGGCCAGCCAGGGATATCACCCACCGGCAAGGTGCGCCCCCAGCACATTGGGCAGGATATAGAGCGTTTTCCCTTCCGTACGACCTCCAGAAATATCAAACTAATCCATCGAGCAGGACGAGTGGAAGTGCTGACCCGCAAGGAGGGGTACTTCGTTATTGACCACAACAGTTGGGCCGACATAGTAGACAACCTGGAAATCGAAGGGGAAGTGAACATCGGCGTCACCGGTGACATCTATTTTGATGAACGACGCAAGGATGTGCGTATTGTCTACGATGGGGTGGAAGAAGACGCCGTTGGCTCCGGCCGCAGTGTAGAGGGCGAAAATATCTACATCAAAGGCAACATCGCCTCCCATGCCAAAATCAAAGGCAAGCAGGTGGAAATTGTAGGCAGCATTCACTCCACCGCTGTTATCGAGGGGGAGGAGTATGTGCGCCTGGCTATGGGCGGCGGACACGTAAAGGCCCCAACGGTGGAAGCAAAATCCTTTCAGTCGGGAAACATTGTGGCCGATAAGATTCACATATGGGGCAATATGATCAACACCAAAGTGTTTTGCCAGGAAATAGAACACACCGGCACAATGCGCAACACTACTATCACAGCTGCCGGACCAGAGATCATTCTTGGTCATTTGGCAGGGGGCGACAACATGATCTGCGTAGACTACCACGGCGTCCCATCAGTGGAGCAGAAAATAGAAAAACTGGAGCAGGAGCAAGCTAAGCTGGAACTTAGCATGGCAAAACTCAGCAAGGAAGTCCGCACCCTCTCAGCGGATATAAAGCGAGACAAACCTCAGCTGGAAACCACCGTGGCTCGGGTCAACCAGTTGCGCAAGGAAGGCCGTACTGTGCCTGAAAGTCAGCTCAAGTTTATCAATAGCTTTCGACACCGCAAAAAAAACCTGGAACAGGCCGCCCTGCAGGTGGAAGAGGACAAGAAACGCAGCGTTCAGTTAAAGCGCGAGCGTGAAAAATTGCTGGAAGTTACCCGCAATGCCGTGGTGCGCATCACCCAAGGCGTGGAGCATGGCAACCGGG
The Desulfurispira natronophila genome window above contains:
- a CDS encoding glycosyltransferase family 9 protein; the protein is MKKLLLFLPSQMREAILAFDALQMIRQHHPDDQIHLVAGPKTAPLYMDSPYIDKLLPLRKGGKDVARAQMARLGGEKYHTAFFWQSDMEWIELARSLRIPERLGMRLGWRYRSLLTRTVDMEERQKQIHCSRFYCELAHRLGITRSETAGTLPFPVSQRAQRAAQRVLGQHRQGYVIVHAGPADQPNKCWRPDRLADVARGLWANHKLSVVITGTRADAQQAAAIASCLEGVDTLNLAGEVDVTTLMGLLGGARVTLGPETAPVHLADAMGVPTVTYFGPSDPVQWGPRSERTALVQAEGLLCTPCMRSECDKAGHYCMDLVDTDEVYWICEKVMG
- the rdgB gene encoding RdgB/HAM1 family non-canonical purine NTP pyrophosphatase, with protein sequence MRIILASKNTKKLLELRAILREAGAEVFAPQELDIDLPEVDEDGDTFVENALKKARSAHKASGLAAIADDSGLCVDALSGAPGVHSARFAGIGASDEDNNHKLLQQLAGNQNRRGRFACAIAYVDSTTEHWVEGFCEGRILEHPRGDGGFGYDPLFLPDGYQQTFGELPFDVKNGLSHRYQASAALRDWLQSHTSPSAPADTRPDTRS
- the murI gene encoding glutamate racemase; amino-acid sequence: MKTIGVFDSGVGGITVLRALREAVPELDYIYLGDTARVPYGTKSQETVLRYSLQVGDFLVHQGIDLLVVACNTATAYGLHEIRARYDIPVIGVIDPGVQATVAATTSGQIAVIGTTATINSGQYGKAIHNHLPHAQVQEVACPMLVPLAEENWCGTDISRLILQRYLEPIGSVDTLVLGCTHYPLLKDDIAQVLPGVQLVDSALQTARTIAGLVGKIESTQRGRVTWFMTDTSPRFLEIASVFLGEAVTEVEHIDL
- a CDS encoding ATP-binding cassette domain-containing protein, yielding MLHLKQLVIDGASDTIDYTFKKGQLYSFLGSRESGREEIFNTLAGFTPPASGKVVAAGKDITNHHPSRRGMVTITAEPVFNLEQTVLENIMLYRSEDRKVALEAADVMGLGSYVHRRCRNLDLGILQRINMARALSRRPRILLLHDPVDRLGFAEGLHCIEVLKSALISLGTVILHFTACPRAALGFSDEVLVVEDGIVVEASTPENLYFRPHTRFSAEITGDVNYIKAVGTDQNHLQISHGYPLSMTGTAYRVTPGIPYLVMFRPEAATLVASASFSTPLTVPAQVRQCEFTGRGFRVTLRSELEEELFVFSFDPVLVDQWFMVHVPPTRLHLIGEGPT
- the def gene encoding peptide deformylase, producing the protein MIYSVRTYPDPVLKKKAEVVTSFDAELAVIVDNMFETMYHARGVGLAAPQVGILKQLCVMDPNSGDENLDAEPVVLINPVLVRGEGEIHYEEGCLSVPGHYAEVTRFEEISVQAHTLLGELRQFEFKGFAAIVCQHEMDHLHGKLFIDRIGSSERDLIKRRVRKAQKEKTSV
- the fmt gene encoding methionyl-tRNA formyltransferase is translated as MSHYRVGFMGTPPFSVPALDAVLERYQVPVVITQPDRPVGRKLRLTPSAVKKRALEAGVPVLTPSRVRGNNELFAQVRQLELDAMVVVAYGHILPQEFLDIPRVGCYNIHASLLPRLRGAAPIQRAILEGHQETGITIIRMDAGLDTGDMVLQKSTAIGDMDSAQLHDALSQLGAQAISESLAAIFAGTASLTPQNHDDSTYAAKLRKDEGVIDWRCDADAIWRQVRALCPWPGTTATLASRTLKVRSVQRANGQGSPGTILAIDERGMEVACRHGSIVITQIQPPGKPSMAANSFAHGYGVHIGERFDLTVTPLV
- a CDS encoding flagellar assembly protein A → MTKPAEKVLGTYSTEDVSGTLERLAESFRVVMRELDFTVVDETEPYSLSEHQMMKSWRIRVVQCPGRSTPPLHMSVVPDDQDSLRYHLRFFRRSFVDPSDSKPLVTIEQEIYKTLALHKIVYGVIGQGGIRRMCLEILNEMQNPPKNPQQPYIDFPIAYGQKLIHGQDSRIQYNFDRYNPVGKLRSDGSLDYSRKDFTQYVHANKVIMIHYLPVQGQPGISPTGKVRPQHIGQDIERFPFRTTSRNIKLIHRAGRVEVLTRKEGYFVIDHNSWADIVDNLEIEGEVNIGVTGDIYFDERRKDVRIVYDGVEEDAVGSGRSVEGENIYIKGNIASHAKIKGKQVEIVGSIHSTAVIEGEEYVRLAMGGGHVKAPTVEAKSFQSGNIVADKIHIWGNMINTKVFCQEIEHTGTMRNTTITAAGPEIILGHLAGGDNMICVDYHGVPSVEQKIEKLEQEQAKLELSMAKLSKEVRTLSADIKRDKPQLETTVARVNQLRKEGRTVPESQLKFINSFRHRKKNLEQAALQVEEDKKRSVQLKREREKLLEVTRNAVVRITQGVEHGNRVRFLGQSTSHELAAAKNAVMIEYSQSGTVKVHHG
- the rph gene encoding ribonuclease PH; translated protein: MRTQRPPEKIRPLTFTRNYTRYAEGSVLVEAGETKVLCNATVEQRVPRFLMGQQSGWVTAEYAMLPRATHSRNRRESQQGRPSGRTMEIQRLIGRSLRSIVNLKNLDRYTITVDCDVLQADGGTRCASINGAFIALADAVEYLLREECITQSPIRNTVAAVSVGLFNDWPLVDLDYTEDSQAAVDMNVVATGNGEFVEVQGAGEERPFSRSDHDTLIDLALDAIGEISTLQHAQLSSVIKEQLEI
- a CDS encoding glycosyltransferase family 9 protein — its product is MSTLIFLPQNIPDICRAILALKGLQGNPRFDGELTLAVWEPQHRFVRASQIGDHIIEIDSDKSIRNIWRLRKKHYTNIIDLDGSGESSRYARWARRKAPAWGFGNLTAAVQKRYTSTVKFPVTRPAREYRYHQLLKQATGIHSFALAPSFTVDSEEVERGSHFARQLTRPVIVAIRGWWPSMQWPQEHFVEVGQWLIERGHTPVFVGSREDAPAATAIIEELGVGVSLCGNNTLESLAGMLAVSGCFIGVQSDAMYIADSLGVKVAGIFGPTSLTQEGPVNSRATCLESSIKCAPCYLEQCSTDSSCSNHILPEDMITLLDSFELSGREMDSEGLS
- a CDS encoding DUF116 domain-containing protein; its protein translation is MNDSTLPSRPWFKYIFSGLTVFLLLLAAMGSYVAVRFWSHSASAALVWALPAFVFFLMALLPAIFYLCLKLNVRNGFFYFAQRYCVRLYFPLILFLGERLRIDKELLVKELVQYNNKYVIKRHGNTLAPQDLLILLPHCLQVRDCDYRVTTDIGRCVGCGRCSIHHFVRIGKEYGVNICTATGGTLARRIIREQRPRAIVAVACSRDLYSGLSDTFPLPVVGVFNQLHHGPCIDTSVDTSAVEGAVRQLLQKNYV